The Terriglobia bacterium DNA window CGCTGTTGTCGGGCGTCTATGGCGGCGACGCTGGATCCCTCAGCGTGAAGGCCGTGCTGCCCCGCTTCGTCGAGATGGAAGCCAAGTACGGCAGCCTGAGCCGCGGCATGTTGAAGGCGCGCAGCCGGATGAAAGCCGCGATGGCGCAGGCGCCGCCCTCCGAGCGCCGCGGCAAACCGCTGTTCACCTCCATGAAAGACGGCATGCAGCAGCTCGTGGATGCCGTCGTAGCGCAGCTCGATCCGCGGGCGCTGCGCCTCTCCACCGCGGTGCGCGGACTGCAATTTCGCGACGACCAGTGGCTGGTGCTGAACCAGGGCAGCGGCCCGGAGCCATTCGACCATGTCATCGTGGCCACGCCCGGGTACGCCGCAGGCGCTCTGTTACAGGAGGTCAGCCCCCGCCTGGCAAACGTCCTCAACGAGATCCCGTACAGCTCTTCGGTCACAGTGGCACTGGGCTACAACGCCAACCAGTTCAAGCGCGAGCCCGAGGGCTTTGGCTTCCTGGTCCCCTGGAGCGAGAAGAAGCGCATGCGCGCCTGTACCTACGTCCACAACAAATTCCCACACCGCGCACCGCCGGAGAAGCGTCTGCTGCGCGTCTTCCTGGGCGGGACCCGCGACAAGGAAGTGCTCGCGCTGAGCGACCTGGAGATTCTCAGCACTGTCCGCCGCGAGCTGAAAGAGATCACGGGCCTCGATGCCGAGCCGCGCTTCACTCGCGTCTATCGTTGGAACCGCGCCATGGCGCAGTATTCGGTCGGACACTTGGAACGAGTGGCGGAGATCGAACGCCTGCGCCGCGAGCTGCGTGGCCTAAGCCTGGCGGGAAACGCCTTCAAGGGCATCGGCGTGCCCGATTGCGTCCGCACCGGCATGGACGCCGCGGGCGAAGCTCTGGGCGTTTCCCTGACTGCAGAGGCTCCCGCTTCCCGCTAGGAGCCTGATTCTGCGTGCCAGTCCAGCAGCTGCATCAGGTATAGTGGGCGGCGCCAGACCGCGTGAGGACTTTATGAAAAGAACTTTACCTTGTTTTCTCGCTTGTCTAGTCGTCATCGTCTTGTCCCTGCCCGCCTGGGGCGGCGACAAGGAGAAGGACGATGAGACCATCAAGAACGCCACTGCGGTGTTGCAGGAAATGCTCAACAGCAATGCCGTGCCCGCGAGCTTGCTGGCGAAGGCCGACTGCGTCATCGTTCTGCCCAACGTCAAGAAGTTCGGGATCGGCATCGGCGGCAGCGGCGGACGCGGCCCGATGAGCTGCCGCACGGGAAAGAAGTTCGACGGCAAGTGGTCGGCCCCGGCGATGTTCAAGATCGGGGGCGTCAGCGCGGGACTCCAACTGGGCGGCTCGTCCAGCGATTTCGTTCTCTTAGTGATGTCGGAGAAGGGCGTGAACGCCATCCTGGATCACAAGACCAAGCTGGGCAGCGACGCCACCGCCGCGGCCGGACCCAGCGGCGCCACCGCATCGTCTGTGGCAAATGCCGATGTGCTGACCTACGGACGAGCTAAAGGGCTGTTCGCCGGCGTGTCGTTGGGCGGCGCCTCGTTGGAGGCGGACAACGACGCCAACAAGCGGATGTACGGGAAACAGCTGGGCGCGCGCGACATCGTGCTCGGCAACGCCGTTCAAACGCCGGCTGCCGATCAGGGATTGATCACGCTGCTCGACAGCAAGGCCGGAAAGCGCAGTAACTGAGAAGCCGCACCGCGAACCCGGGCCCAGCCGTGGCTGTGACGGCGCAGGTCCGCAACGTGTGCCTCTGGAAGGCCGGGACCGCCCGCACCTGGGGTGGAGCGGCTTTGCGGGCGGGAGCCTGCCGACGAGACCCTGACGCTGAACTTAGAGCAGCGGAAAGATCTCAGAGGACAGGCCGTTCCTGACCTGAACCG harbors:
- the hemG gene encoding protoporphyrinogen oxidase, with amino-acid sequence MKRVAIVGGGISGLAAAFYLERERRRGAEVEYTLFESAPRLGGVMWSDRVEGCLIEAGPDSFLTEKPWANTLCRDLGIEDQLVGSNDDARKTFILLKGRLVQMPDGLMFMVPTKLLPTLFTPLFSWAAKMRMAGELLTRPRAMEGDESAADFVARHFGEEVVDRLADPLLSGVYGGDAGSLSVKAVLPRFVEMEAKYGSLSRGMLKARSRMKAAMAQAPPSERRGKPLFTSMKDGMQQLVDAVVAQLDPRALRLSTAVRGLQFRDDQWLVLNQGSGPEPFDHVIVATPGYAAGALLQEVSPRLANVLNEIPYSSSVTVALGYNANQFKREPEGFGFLVPWSEKKRMRACTYVHNKFPHRAPPEKRLLRVFLGGTRDKEVLALSDLEILSTVRRELKEITGLDAEPRFTRVYRWNRAMAQYSVGHLERVAEIERLRRELRGLSLAGNAFKGIGVPDCVRTGMDAAGEALGVSLTAEAPASR
- a CDS encoding lipid-binding SYLF domain-containing protein — translated: MKRTLPCFLACLVVIVLSLPAWGGDKEKDDETIKNATAVLQEMLNSNAVPASLLAKADCVIVLPNVKKFGIGIGGSGGRGPMSCRTGKKFDGKWSAPAMFKIGGVSAGLQLGGSSSDFVLLVMSEKGVNAILDHKTKLGSDATAAAGPSGATASSVANADVLTYGRAKGLFAGVSLGGASLEADNDANKRMYGKQLGARDIVLGNAVQTPAADQGLITLLDSKAGKRSN